One window of the Janthinobacterium sp. PAMC25594 genome contains the following:
- a CDS encoding bifunctional diguanylate cyclase/phosphodiesterase, producing the protein MSGENDSAYESLIQFLYRAPVALIQLQKDGSIEMLNPMASQLLMPLSQDGDLVNFFQVLQPYAPGLIRLCTNFKHEQGLICEGMRVAINKNRRDHPESPAVLSLGLLKVDGNRLMAILLDATHEVVREQSILASRLASAAKLDALTQLPNRAGALELLHAMTQRARAPSGDYCAVLFINFDRFKQINDTLGNEVGDQVIVLVAERLRATLRSSSRPPGKRSSAELAARVGGDEFAVLLDGLADRDVASRIAARLLDRLSKPYIIGNHDLTCTFSAGVVALNSDAYDADDLLRDAAIAMAIAKAGGGDRFEVFCQQMRDDALLRRGLETDLRYAIERGELYNLYQPVVGLLAGGKFDPAAGVEALVRWKHPVRGIVGPLEFIGIAEDCGLIGAIGEKVLEMACRDFVGWKQRLGTRAPRLLAVNLSRAQLSQEDLCDKVKAILAACGMEPDKLQLEITESLAAQGKDIQEQLLRLKALGVKLALDDFGTGYSSLSSLHLLPVDTVKIDRSFVTLAGSSRHHEVLIEATVKVARSLGMNTVAEGIETEEQAAVVYAQGCNKGQGYLYSRPISGEAVEEWLSEMA; encoded by the coding sequence ATGAGCGGTGAAAACGACAGTGCCTATGAGTCTTTAATACAGTTTTTGTATCGTGCGCCTGTTGCGCTCATACAGCTGCAAAAAGACGGCAGTATAGAGATGCTCAACCCTATGGCTTCACAATTATTAATGCCGCTCTCTCAGGATGGGGATCTTGTCAATTTCTTTCAGGTACTACAGCCGTATGCACCGGGTCTGATACGCCTGTGCACTAACTTCAAACATGAGCAAGGACTGATCTGTGAAGGTATGAGGGTTGCAATAAATAAGAATCGACGAGATCATCCTGAAAGCCCCGCAGTATTATCACTAGGCCTGCTTAAAGTGGATGGCAATCGCTTAATGGCAATATTGCTGGACGCGACCCATGAGGTAGTCCGGGAGCAAAGCATACTGGCTAGTCGTCTCGCGAGTGCAGCAAAGCTGGATGCGTTGACACAGTTGCCCAATCGCGCGGGCGCACTCGAATTGTTACATGCCATGACACAGCGCGCGCGTGCCCCCAGTGGCGATTATTGCGCTGTGCTGTTCATCAACTTTGATCGTTTTAAGCAAATTAATGACACTTTAGGCAACGAGGTCGGAGATCAGGTCATTGTTCTTGTGGCGGAACGCCTACGCGCGACTCTGAGATCGAGTAGCCGGCCACCTGGAAAGCGCTCCTCGGCTGAACTGGCAGCGAGAGTAGGAGGTGACGAGTTCGCAGTACTATTGGATGGGCTGGCTGATCGAGACGTCGCATCACGAATTGCTGCGCGCTTGCTTGACCGCCTGAGCAAACCGTACATCATTGGGAATCATGACCTCACATGTACGTTCAGCGCCGGTGTAGTGGCGCTGAACTCTGACGCTTATGATGCGGATGATCTGCTTCGCGACGCTGCGATTGCCATGGCCATCGCCAAGGCTGGAGGCGGAGACCGTTTTGAGGTATTTTGCCAGCAGATGCGTGATGATGCGCTGTTGCGCAGAGGCTTGGAAACCGATCTCCGATATGCAATAGAGCGGGGTGAGTTATATAACTTGTATCAACCTGTGGTCGGACTGTTGGCGGGCGGGAAATTTGATCCGGCAGCAGGTGTCGAAGCCTTGGTGAGGTGGAAACATCCAGTACGAGGGATAGTCGGGCCTTTGGAGTTCATCGGCATCGCCGAGGACTGTGGCCTGATCGGTGCAATCGGTGAAAAAGTGTTGGAAATGGCATGCCGCGATTTTGTAGGCTGGAAGCAACGATTGGGAACGCGAGCACCGCGGCTGCTTGCAGTAAATTTATCACGTGCACAGCTAAGCCAGGAAGATTTGTGCGACAAGGTGAAAGCCATTCTTGCAGCCTGCGGAATGGAGCCAGATAAATTGCAGTTGGAGATTACCGAGAGTTTGGCGGCTCAGGGAAAAGACATCCAAGAACAGTTACTTCGCCTGAAAGCGCTTGGGGTCAAGCTCGCCCTGGATGATTTTGGAACCGGCTATTCCTCGCTATCGAGCCTGCACCTATTGCCCGTCGATACTGTCAAGATTGATCGTTCATTTGTTACCTTAGCCGGCTCCAGTCGCCATCATGAAGTCTTAATAGAAGCAACTGTGAAAGTCGCACGTAGCTTAGGCATGAATACAGTAGCGGAAGGAATAGAGACTGAAGAGCAAGCAGCCGTGGTTTACGCCCAGGGATGCAACAAGGGCCAGGGGTATCTATATAGTCGACCTATTAGCGGAGAGGCAGTTGAGGAATGGTTAAGTGAAATGGCTTAG
- a CDS encoding methyl-accepting chemotaxis protein yields MSFSKLKIGARLYLAFAVIVSMLIGLVALAETNFGRLGAANALNVHTYEVLGEAGSVLEGLINTETGQRGYALTGKDASLDPYHEGKKNFSLHLGKLRELTSDNPTQQQRLKALADAQQKWLTDAIEPAIALRRQSGDAADVMASVVELEQLSKGKAAMDSMRVVLRQIIQTEQELLQQRVQNAADQRARTDIIMIGGGLVAALSAALLAVLLTKNITRPLHKAVAVAQRVAQGDLTGTIEVTTEDETGDLMRALSKMNTALTSIVREVRNGTDTIATASAEISAGNMDLSSRTEQQASSLEETASSMEELTSAVKQNADSAREARDQAESASDVAVRGGVMVSEVVEMMASINGSARKIVDIIGVIDGIAFQTNILALNAAVEAARAGEQGRGFAVVATEVRNLAQRSASAAKEIKTLIDDSVTKADMGSKLVDRAGATMQEVVQSVQRVNSIISDMAAASEEQRSGIEQVNDAIAQMDQVTQQNAALVEEAAAASSAMRDQAESLSQAVSVFRLNAVATAPAATARVAALPAATRPPLKKLAAPKAAVAADSEEWAEF; encoded by the coding sequence ATGTCCTTCTCCAAGCTAAAAATAGGCGCACGCCTCTACCTCGCCTTCGCCGTCATTGTCTCCATGCTCATCGGGCTGGTGGCGCTGGCCGAGACCAACTTCGGCCGCCTTGGCGCCGCGAACGCCTTGAATGTGCATACCTACGAGGTGCTCGGTGAAGCGGGCTCGGTGCTGGAAGGCTTGATTAACACCGAAACCGGTCAGCGCGGCTACGCGTTGACCGGGAAGGATGCGTCTCTCGACCCTTACCACGAGGGGAAAAAAAATTTCAGCCTCCACCTTGGCAAGCTGCGTGAGCTGACGTCTGATAATCCGACCCAGCAACAGCGCTTGAAGGCTCTGGCAGACGCCCAGCAAAAATGGCTGACCGACGCGATCGAGCCCGCGATCGCGCTGCGCCGCCAAAGTGGTGACGCCGCCGACGTCATGGCATCGGTCGTCGAGCTGGAGCAATTGAGCAAAGGCAAGGCCGCCATGGACAGCATGCGCGTAGTGCTGCGCCAGATCATCCAGACCGAGCAGGAATTGCTGCAACAGCGGGTGCAGAACGCTGCAGATCAGCGTGCGCGCACCGACATCATCATGATCGGCGGCGGCCTCGTTGCTGCACTGTCGGCCGCGTTGCTGGCGGTGCTGCTGACCAAAAACATTACCCGTCCGCTGCATAAGGCAGTTGCCGTCGCGCAGCGTGTGGCGCAAGGCGACCTGACCGGCACGATCGAAGTCACCACCGAGGATGAGACCGGGGACTTGATGCGCGCGCTCAGCAAGATGAACACGGCTCTGACGAGCATCGTGCGAGAGGTCAGGAACGGTACCGATACGATTGCTACCGCCTCTGCCGAAATTTCGGCCGGCAATATGGATCTGTCGTCACGCACCGAACAGCAAGCCAGTTCGCTGGAGGAAACCGCATCATCTATGGAAGAACTGACATCGGCCGTCAAGCAGAACGCCGACAGCGCACGCGAGGCGCGCGATCAGGCGGAGTCGGCTTCCGACGTCGCCGTACGCGGCGGCGTGATGGTGTCCGAAGTGGTGGAAATGATGGCGTCCATCAATGGGTCGGCGCGCAAGATTGTCGACATCATCGGCGTTATCGACGGCATCGCGTTCCAGACCAATATTCTGGCGCTCAACGCCGCCGTGGAGGCCGCCCGTGCCGGCGAACAAGGGCGCGGCTTTGCTGTCGTCGCCACCGAGGTCCGCAATTTGGCGCAGCGCTCGGCCAGCGCGGCGAAGGAAATTAAGACGCTGATCGACGATTCTGTGACCAAGGCCGACATGGGCAGCAAGCTGGTGGACCGCGCCGGTGCGACAATGCAGGAAGTGGTGCAAAGCGTCCAGCGGGTCAACAGCATCATCAGCGACATGGCGGCCGCCAGCGAGGAGCAACGCAGCGGCATTGAACAAGTCAACGATGCGATTGCCCAGATGGATCAGGTCACGCAACAAAATGCCGCCCTTGTCGAAGAAGCGGCCGCAGCGTCGAGCGCGATGCGGGATCAGGCCGAGAGCTTGTCGCAAGCGGTCAGCGTGTTTCGGCTCAATGCCGTCGCCACTGCGCCAGCGGCGACGGCGCGGGTGGCCGCGCTTCCCGCTGCTACCCGCCCGCCGCTGAAAAAGTTGGCGGCACCCAAGGCGGCCGTTGCTGCCGATAGCGAGGAGTGGGCGGAGTTCTAA
- a CDS encoding BLUF domain-containing protein — protein sequence MSINQLVYISQATRKMSSTELNQILNTAKNNNNGIDVTGSLFYNGGWFLQVLEGPLATLNALYNKIEKDPRHKNSRILYNEPAKFRTFTRWSMNMTNLDDRQADKYDQLVEVIDAAKSDRKIGAASPAVTLLKIFKE from the coding sequence ATGTCAATTAACCAACTCGTCTACATTAGCCAGGCAACCCGCAAAATGTCGAGCACTGAACTGAACCAGATTCTTAACACCGCCAAGAACAACAATAACGGCATTGACGTCACGGGCAGCCTGTTCTACAACGGCGGTTGGTTTCTGCAGGTGCTGGAAGGGCCTTTGGCGACGCTCAATGCGCTCTACAACAAGATCGAAAAAGATCCGCGCCACAAGAACTCCCGCATCCTCTACAACGAGCCCGCCAAATTCCGCACCTTCACGCGCTGGAGCATGAACATGACCAACCTGGACGATCGCCAGGCGGATAAATACGACCAGTTGGTCGAGGTTATCGACGCCGCCAAGAGCGACCGCAAGATTGGCGCGGCATCGCCGGCGGTCACGCTGCTCAAGATCTTCAAGGAATAA
- a CDS encoding LytTR family DNA-binding domain-containing protein, protein MIRLPLKSLLEQLDPQLFTQIHRSAVVNLQAIDRIERSEYGARSGSGLEVILKGRTERLAVSEGFTKQFRQM, encoded by the coding sequence TTGATTCGGTTGCCTCTCAAGTCGCTGCTCGAGCAACTGGACCCGCAGTTGTTCACGCAAATCCACCGCAGTGCCGTTGTCAATCTGCAGGCCATTGACCGGATAGAACGCAGTGAATACGGGGCACGCAGCGGCTCCGGGCTGGAGGTCATCCTGAAAGGCCGGACCGAGCGCCTGGCCGTTAGCGAGGGATTTACCAAGCAGTTCCGCCAGATGTAG